A window of the Falco rusticolus isolate bFalRus1 chromosome 1, bFalRus1.pri, whole genome shotgun sequence genome harbors these coding sequences:
- the LOC119154096 gene encoding fibrinogen-like protein 1-like protein encodes MGPIMMEMERTCNREESVPLRRLSTTKSHSWGQTSRLGCCCACWSSLFSPAPGWPKDCSEVYGSPSGIYVIQPPGLHPIVVYCEMNATDGGWTVIQRNRQSTEITWAESWSTYKYGFGNVHSEFWLGTEYIYQIAKQTVYRVRFVIWDATNDTKFADYNFFSLEGESHGYRLRLGTYSGTAGNAMATSSASTVHDNMKFSTKDLDQDTYSGNCASSYGGGWWYSACYSARLNVKGAITWGSLCSGNCKASAILIKPAPYC; translated from the exons ATGGAGATGGAGAGAACATGCAACAGAGAGGAGTCCGTGCCCTTGAGGAGGCTGAGCACGACA AAATCCCATTCATGGGGCCAGACAAGCAGactggggtgctgctgtgcttgttGGTCCTCCCTGTTCTCTCCTGCCCCAGGTTGGCCCAAGGACTGCAGTGAGGTCTATGGCAGCCCCAGCGGCATCTACGTCATCCAGCCCCCAGGGCTGCACCCCATCGTGGTGTACTGCGAAATGAACGCAACGGACGGGGGCTGGACGGTCATCCAGAGGAACCGGCAGAGCACGGAGATCACCTGGGCCGAGTCCTGGAGCACCTACAAGTACGGCTTTGGGAACGTGCACAGTGAGTTCTGGCTGGGCACTGAGTACATCTATCAGATCGCCAAGCAGACGGTCTACCGGGTCAGGTTTGTCATCTGGGATGCCACAAATGACACAAAGTTTGCAGACTACAACTTCTTCAGCCTGGAAGGTGAGTCCCACGGCTACCGGCTGAGGCTGGGAACGTACTCGGGGACAGCAGGGAATGCCATGGCCACAAGCAGTGCTTCCACCGTGCATGACAACATGAAGTTCTCCACCAAAGATCTGGATCAGGACACTTACAGTGGGAACTGTGCCTCCAGCTACGGGGGCGGGTGGTGGTACTCGGCGTGTTACTCTGCCCGGTTGAACGTCAAGGGGGCCATAACGTGGGGCAGCCTGTGCAGTGGGAACTGCAAAGCTTCTGCCATCCTCATCAAACCAGCTCCTTACTGCTag